One window from the genome of Deinococcus fonticola encodes:
- a CDS encoding antibiotic biosynthesis monooxygenase family protein produces the protein MITVSNRIYVHPDYHAAFEARFHARPRQVDDRPGFLCSYILKPTVQDEPFIVLTLWESREAFEAWRTAPGFKEGHKGGNTLPPEAFPRPNELEIHDVIGGSGID, from the coding sequence ATGATCACGGTTTCCAACCGCATTTACGTTCACCCGGACTACCACGCCGCCTTCGAGGCCCGCTTTCACGCCCGGCCACGTCAGGTCGATGACCGCCCCGGCTTTCTGTGCAGCTATATCCTGAAGCCCACTGTTCAGGACGAACCTTTTATCGTGCTTACCCTGTGGGAGTCCCGCGAGGCCTTCGAGGCCTGGCGCACTGCCCCCGGCTTCAAGGAGGGCCACAAGGGCGGAAACACGCTGCCCCCGGAGGCCTTTCCCCGCCCGAACGAACTGGAAATTCACGACGTAATCGGCGGCAGCGGCATCGACTGA
- the speA gene encoding biosynthetic arginine decarboxylase, with the protein MTVNPALNGSFTTADAAELYQVPNWSGGWFRVSEKGRMEVTPSPGLHAPLRAIVDEIVERGESLPVILRFPQVIAGRVKQLNEAFQSAITEYNYSGHYQGVFPIKVNQRRVVVESVAAAGYDYAHGLEAGSKAELALCLAQKMHPDALLCCNGFKDDGFIKLALWGRTLGKNVVITIEKYTELDRILKQAKALGVRPAVGVRFKLHARGSGQWEESGGDQAKFGLNAYELLRVVERLKEEGMIDSLVMLHTHIGSQITDIRRVKVAVREAAQTYAGLIAAGADMKYLNVGGGLGVDYDGSKTTFYASMNYTVKEYAADIVYTVQEVCKAREVPEPILVSESGRALTAHHAVLIMPVVDVTGPTRDLEAQDLIVPDEDSHQIVKDMYDIMENITMRNYRESYNDAVGDKQTLHNLFDLGYVHLADRAKGEALFNAILRKIAKLIQSEKYVPDELEDLPKVLADKYICNFSLFQSLPDNWAIQALFPIVPLDRLSEKPTRQATLVDITCDSDGKIEKFIDLRDVKSTLTLHEPGEKPYYLGAFLMGAYQDVLGSAHNLFGKVSEAHVTVRPGGKFNIDLFVRGQKARRMIESMGYEEPMLRDAIEDQADAAIKVGTLTDDQEHELLEDYGEELLGYTYLEYEN; encoded by the coding sequence ATGACTGTCAACCCTGCCCTGAACGGGTCTTTTACCACTGCCGACGCCGCCGAACTGTACCAGGTACCCAACTGGTCCGGCGGGTGGTTCCGCGTGTCCGAGAAGGGCCGCATGGAAGTCACGCCCAGCCCCGGTCTGCACGCGCCGCTGCGCGCAATCGTGGACGAGATCGTGGAGCGCGGCGAGAGCCTGCCCGTCATTTTGCGTTTCCCGCAGGTCATCGCCGGTCGCGTGAAGCAACTGAACGAGGCCTTCCAGTCCGCCATTACCGAGTACAACTACAGCGGCCATTACCAGGGCGTATTCCCGATCAAGGTGAACCAGCGCCGCGTGGTGGTCGAGAGTGTGGCGGCCGCCGGGTACGATTACGCGCACGGGCTGGAGGCCGGCAGCAAGGCCGAACTGGCGCTGTGCCTGGCGCAGAAGATGCACCCGGACGCGCTGCTGTGCTGCAACGGCTTCAAGGACGACGGCTTCATCAAGCTGGCGCTGTGGGGCCGCACGCTCGGCAAGAACGTCGTCATCACCATCGAGAAGTACACGGAACTCGACCGCATTCTCAAACAGGCCAAGGCCCTGGGCGTCAGGCCAGCCGTGGGGGTGCGCTTCAAGTTGCACGCCCGCGGCAGCGGCCAGTGGGAAGAATCTGGCGGGGATCAGGCCAAGTTCGGCCTCAACGCCTACGAACTGCTGCGCGTCGTGGAGCGGCTGAAGGAAGAGGGCATGATCGACAGCCTGGTGATGCTGCATACCCATATCGGCAGTCAGATCACCGACATCCGCCGCGTGAAAGTGGCCGTGCGCGAAGCGGCGCAGACCTACGCGGGCCTGATTGCCGCCGGGGCGGACATGAAGTACCTGAACGTGGGCGGGGGCCTGGGCGTCGACTACGACGGCAGCAAGACCACCTTCTACGCCAGCATGAACTACACCGTCAAGGAGTACGCCGCCGACATCGTGTACACCGTGCAGGAAGTCTGCAAGGCGCGCGAAGTCCCCGAGCCCATCCTGGTCAGCGAGTCGGGCCGCGCGCTGACTGCTCACCACGCCGTCCTGATCATGCCGGTGGTGGACGTGACCGGGCCGACCCGCGACCTCGAGGCTCAGGACTTGATCGTTCCCGACGAGGACAGCCACCAGATCGTGAAGGACATGTACGACATCATGGAAAACATCACCATGCGCAATTACCGCGAATCGTACAACGACGCCGTGGGCGACAAACAGACCCTGCACAACCTGTTCGACCTCGGGTATGTCCACCTGGCAGACCGCGCCAAGGGCGAGGCCCTGTTCAACGCCATCCTGCGCAAGATCGCCAAGCTTATCCAGAGCGAAAAATACGTTCCCGACGAACTGGAAGACCTGCCGAAAGTGCTGGCCGACAAGTACATCTGCAACTTTTCACTGTTCCAGAGCCTGCCGGACAACTGGGCCATTCAGGCGCTGTTTCCCATCGTTCCCCTCGACCGCCTGAGCGAGAAACCCACCCGCCAGGCCACCCTGGTGGACATCACCTGCGACAGCGACGGCAAGATAGAGAAATTCATCGACCTGCGCGACGTGAAAAGCACCCTGACGCTGCACGAACCCGGCGAGAAGCCCTACTACCTCGGCGCGTTCCTGATGGGCGCCTACCAGGACGTGCTGGGCAGCGCCCACAACCTCTTCGGCAAGGTCAGCGAAGCCCACGTGACCGTGCGGCCCGGTGGGAAATTCAACATCGACCTCTTCGTGCGCGGCCAGAAGGCCCGCCGCATGATCGAATCGATGGGCTACGAGGAACCCATGCTGCGCGACGCCATCGAAGACCAGGCCGACGCCGCCATCAAGGTGGGCACCCTGACCGACGATCAGGAACACGAACTGCTCGAAGACTACGGCGAGGAACTCCTGGGCTACACCTACCTGGAATACGAGAACTGA
- a CDS encoding RrF2 family transcriptional regulator, with protein sequence MFSQTAEYALRAAAKLAANAGRSLTSAEIASEMQVPAGYMAKVLQTLARNGIVKSVRGIGGGFSLAQAPETLTILDVINAVDPLKRIERCPLGLPEHQQLCPLHRELDAAVCHIEQQLRGKTLADVVDSRQPNAFPAAE encoded by the coding sequence ATGTTCTCACAAACAGCCGAGTACGCCCTGCGGGCCGCCGCAAAACTCGCCGCGAACGCGGGTCGTTCCCTCACCAGCGCCGAAATAGCCAGCGAAATGCAGGTGCCCGCCGGGTACATGGCCAAAGTTCTGCAAACCCTCGCCAGGAACGGCATCGTGAAATCGGTGCGCGGCATCGGGGGCGGGTTCAGCCTCGCGCAGGCGCCCGAGACGCTGACCATCCTCGACGTGATCAACGCTGTCGATCCCCTCAAGCGCATCGAACGCTGCCCGCTGGGTCTCCCCGAGCACCAGCAGCTCTGTCCCCTGCACCGCGAACTGGACGCCGCGGTGTGCCACATCGAGCAACAACTGCGCGGCAAGACCCTCGCGGACGTGGTGGATAGCCGCCAGCCCAATGCCTTCCCAGCCGCCGAATAA
- a CDS encoding YnfA family protein, whose protein sequence is MLRSVALFVLAGLAEIGGGYLMWLWLREGRSVWLGLLGASILVLYGVLPTLQPEAFNFARTYAAYGGLFIGLSLLWGKVVDGHAPDTPSLVGAALALVGAAVIAYWPR, encoded by the coding sequence GTGCTGCGTTCCGTTGCGTTGTTCGTGCTGGCCGGGCTGGCTGAGATCGGTGGGGGTTACCTGATGTGGTTGTGGCTGCGCGAAGGCCGCAGCGTCTGGCTTGGTCTGCTGGGGGCGTCCATTCTGGTGCTGTACGGCGTGTTGCCCACCCTGCAACCGGAAGCGTTCAACTTTGCCCGCACTTACGCCGCTTATGGCGGTCTGTTCATCGGGCTGTCGCTGTTGTGGGGCAAAGTGGTGGACGGTCACGCGCCCGACACACCCAGTCTGGTGGGGGCGGCGCTGGCGCTTGTGGGCGCGGCGGTTATCGCTTACTGGCCGCGCTGA
- the hcp gene encoding hydroxylamine reductase, producing MTSLTLPASLKTIPAQPQGMYCNQCQEASKGYACTVVGVCGKPEELSNEMDVLLHALKGVSLYAQALRAEGQTVARSVTMQVVMGLFATITNANWDEAVIIRQITQALKTRDALQNQLGRTLNHHSATFQVGSRAEVLELAPQVGFLATENEDIRSLHSLILFGVKGLAAYYEHAHNLGFHDETIEAFMEEALAVTTQERSVTELVTFTLKTGEYGVKVMALLDQANTSTYGKPEITSVSIGTRGNPGILVSGHDLKDLEDLLRQTEGTGVDVYTHGEMLPAHYYPAFKKYAHFAGNYGGAWWEQNPQLEAFNGPILFTTNCIVPLKAGNTYLNRMYTTGASGYPGAAHIPDRPEGGQKDFSALIEQARGCPAPTQLEEGHIVGGFAHDQVMALADQVVDAVKTGAIKKFFVMAGCDGRFKTRSYYTDFAESLPDDTVILTAGCAKYRYNKLDLGDIGGIPRVLDAGQCNDSYSLAVIALKLKEVFGLDDVNDLPIAYNIAWYEQKAVIVLLALLSLGVKNIHLGPTLPAFLSPNVARVLVENFGIAGMGTVEDDLHTFLA from the coding sequence ATGACCAGCCTGACTCTTCCTGCCTCCCTCAAAACCATTCCAGCGCAGCCCCAGGGCATGTATTGCAACCAGTGTCAGGAAGCCTCGAAGGGGTACGCCTGCACGGTGGTGGGTGTGTGCGGCAAACCCGAAGAGCTCTCCAACGAAATGGACGTGCTGCTGCACGCGCTTAAGGGCGTGTCGCTGTACGCCCAGGCCCTGCGCGCCGAAGGGCAAACTGTGGCCCGGAGCGTCACCATGCAGGTCGTGATGGGGCTGTTCGCCACCATTACCAATGCCAACTGGGACGAGGCGGTGATCATCCGGCAGATCACGCAGGCCCTGAAAACCCGCGACGCGCTGCAAAACCAACTGGGCCGCACGCTGAACCACCACAGCGCCACCTTCCAGGTGGGCAGCCGCGCCGAAGTGCTGGAACTTGCGCCGCAGGTCGGTTTTCTGGCCACCGAAAACGAGGACATCCGCTCGCTGCACTCCCTGATTCTTTTCGGCGTCAAGGGCCTCGCGGCTTACTATGAGCACGCCCATAACCTCGGCTTCCATGACGAAACCATCGAAGCGTTCATGGAAGAAGCCCTGGCCGTGACCACCCAGGAGCGCAGCGTCACGGAACTGGTGACCTTTACCCTGAAAACCGGGGAGTACGGCGTAAAAGTCATGGCCCTGCTCGATCAGGCGAACACCAGCACCTACGGCAAACCCGAGATCACCAGCGTCAGCATCGGCACGCGCGGCAACCCCGGCATCCTGGTGTCCGGCCACGACCTGAAAGACCTGGAAGACCTGCTGCGCCAGACCGAGGGCACCGGCGTGGACGTGTACACCCACGGCGAAATGCTGCCCGCCCACTACTACCCTGCTTTCAAGAAATACGCCCACTTCGCCGGCAACTACGGCGGCGCGTGGTGGGAACAGAACCCGCAACTCGAAGCGTTTAACGGCCCCATCCTGTTCACCACCAACTGCATCGTGCCGCTGAAAGCCGGTAACACCTACCTGAACCGCATGTACACCACCGGCGCCAGCGGGTATCCCGGCGCGGCCCACATCCCGGATCGCCCAGAAGGGGGCCAGAAGGACTTCAGCGCCCTCATCGAACAGGCCAGGGGCTGCCCCGCCCCCACGCAGCTGGAAGAAGGCCACATCGTCGGCGGGTTCGCGCACGACCAGGTGATGGCGCTGGCTGACCAGGTGGTGGACGCCGTGAAGACCGGAGCCATCAAAAAATTCTTCGTGATGGCCGGCTGCGACGGGCGGTTCAAGACCCGCAGCTACTACACCGACTTCGCCGAGAGCCTGCCCGACGACACCGTGATCCTGACCGCCGGGTGCGCCAAGTACCGCTACAACAAACTCGACCTGGGCGACATCGGCGGCATTCCCCGCGTGCTGGACGCCGGACAGTGCAACGACTCTTACTCGCTGGCGGTCATTGCCCTGAAACTCAAGGAGGTCTTCGGCCTGGACGACGTGAACGACCTGCCCATCGCTTACAACATCGCGTGGTACGAGCAGAAGGCCGTGATCGTCCTGCTGGCGCTGCTGTCGCTGGGTGTGAAGAACATTCACCTGGGGCCGACCCTGCCCGCCTTCCTGTCGCCCAATGTCGCCCGAGTTCTCGTGGAGAACTTCGGCATCGCCGGCATGGGAACTGTCGAGGACGACCTGCACACCTTCCTGGCCTGA